From Riemerella anatipestifer ATCC 11845 = DSM 15868, a single genomic window includes:
- the clpB gene encoding ATP-dependent chaperone ClpB — translation MNLNQFTVKSQEVIQKAQQLAMAFGHQSIEPQHVLEGVFESDDTISSFLLKKSEADATLIRERNRQNLETLPKVEGGSLYLSQAGNRVLLEAPNLAKKMGDEYVTIEHLWLALIEVSSSVSSLLKDMGVTKALLEAGIKELRKGSKATSASSEETYQSLSKYAKNFNELAAEGKLDPVIGRDEEIRRVLQILSRRTKNNPILIGEPGVGKTAIAEGIAHRIISGDVPENLMDKTLYSLDMGALVAGAKYKGEFEERLKSVVNEVTKSDGQIILFIDEIHTLVGAGGGEGAMDAANILKPALARGELRAIGATTLNEYQKYFEKDKALERRFQKVMVEEPDTESAISILRGIKDKYEFHHKIRIKDEAIIAAVEMSQRYISDRFLPDKAIDLIDEASSKLRMEINSKPEELDILDRKLMQLEIELAAISREGNQTKIDHLKEDIAKVTEERNEINAKWLQEKQKSEDLTQIKKDIEALKLEAERAQRLGDYAKVSEIQYGKLREKEEELRKIELLMQNNQNELIKEEVTAEHISEVISKWTGIPVTKLLQSEREKLLHLEDELHKRVVGQEEAIEAVANAIRRNRAGLNDEKKPIGSFLFLGTTGVGKTELAKALAEFLFDDENNMTRIDMSEYQERHSVSRLVGAPPGYVGYDEGGQLTEAVRRRPYSVVLLDEIEKAHPDVFNTLLQVLDDGRLTDNKGRVVNFKNTIVIMTSNLGSHIIQENFEGLTEENQEEIVSKTKEEVFGVLKQSLRPEFINRIDEVVLFQPLNKKEIGKIIQYLLRGFNKMLEKKNIILTSTEDALNYIREKGYDPSFGARPLKRLLQQEVLNQLSKEILAGNVNDGDRIILDYFKESGLVFRQAE, via the coding sequence ATGAATTTAAATCAGTTTACAGTAAAATCACAAGAGGTGATTCAGAAGGCACAGCAGTTAGCTATGGCGTTCGGGCATCAAAGTATAGAACCTCAACATGTTTTAGAGGGTGTTTTTGAAAGTGATGACACTATTTCTAGCTTTCTACTAAAAAAATCAGAAGCAGATGCTACTCTCATCAGAGAGCGTAATAGGCAAAACTTAGAAACTCTTCCTAAGGTAGAAGGTGGTAGTTTGTATCTTTCTCAAGCAGGTAATAGAGTGCTTTTGGAAGCTCCCAATTTAGCTAAAAAAATGGGAGACGAGTATGTTACCATAGAGCACCTTTGGTTGGCTTTAATAGAGGTTTCGTCTTCGGTATCTTCTTTACTTAAAGATATGGGAGTTACCAAGGCTTTGCTAGAAGCAGGAATAAAGGAGCTTAGGAAAGGGAGTAAGGCTACTTCGGCGAGTTCGGAGGAGACTTACCAAAGTTTGAGCAAATACGCTAAGAATTTTAACGAACTCGCTGCGGAAGGCAAACTAGACCCTGTGATTGGTAGAGATGAGGAAATTCGCCGTGTATTGCAAATTCTTTCTAGGAGAACCAAAAACAACCCTATCCTTATAGGAGAGCCTGGAGTTGGTAAAACCGCTATAGCTGAAGGTATTGCACACAGGATTATTTCGGGAGATGTACCAGAAAACCTAATGGATAAAACGCTTTATTCACTAGATATGGGGGCGTTGGTTGCGGGAGCTAAATACAAAGGCGAGTTTGAAGAGCGTCTGAAATCTGTGGTTAATGAGGTAACGAAATCCGATGGACAAATCATACTCTTTATAGATGAAATACATACTCTGGTAGGTGCTGGAGGTGGAGAAGGAGCAATGGATGCGGCTAATATCCTAAAACCAGCTTTGGCTAGAGGGGAGCTTAGAGCTATAGGAGCAACGACGCTTAACGAGTATCAAAAATACTTTGAAAAAGATAAAGCATTGGAGCGTCGTTTCCAGAAAGTAATGGTGGAAGAGCCAGATACGGAGTCGGCAATTTCTATCTTGAGAGGGATTAAGGATAAGTACGAGTTTCATCATAAAATCAGGATTAAAGATGAAGCTATTATCGCTGCAGTGGAAATGTCTCAGCGTTATATATCAGACCGTTTTCTTCCAGATAAAGCTATTGACTTGATAGATGAGGCTTCTTCTAAACTAAGAATGGAAATCAATTCTAAGCCCGAAGAGCTGGATATATTAGATAGAAAATTGATGCAGCTAGAGATAGAGCTTGCTGCAATTTCTAGAGAAGGTAACCAAACTAAAATAGACCACCTTAAAGAAGATATAGCTAAGGTAACCGAGGAAAGAAACGAAATCAATGCGAAGTGGCTACAAGAAAAACAAAAGTCTGAAGATTTAACTCAGATTAAAAAAGACATTGAGGCGTTGAAACTAGAAGCAGAAAGAGCTCAAAGGTTAGGCGACTATGCTAAGGTTTCGGAAATTCAGTATGGTAAGCTAAGGGAAAAAGAGGAGGAACTTCGCAAGATAGAACTCCTGATGCAGAATAACCAAAATGAACTTATTAAAGAAGAGGTAACGGCAGAGCATATTTCCGAAGTTATTTCTAAATGGACGGGGATTCCTGTAACTAAACTTCTGCAAAGCGAGAGAGAAAAATTACTTCACCTAGAAGACGAGCTCCACAAAAGAGTAGTAGGGCAAGAGGAAGCAATAGAAGCGGTAGCTAACGCTATCAGAAGAAACCGTGCAGGACTTAATGATGAGAAAAAACCAATTGGTTCATTCCTATTTTTAGGAACTACAGGAGTAGGTAAAACCGAATTGGCAAAAGCATTAGCAGAGTTCCTATTTGATGATGAAAATAATATGACTCGTATTGATATGAGTGAATATCAAGAGCGTCATTCGGTGTCTAGATTAGTGGGTGCTCCTCCAGGGTATGTAGGCTATGATGAAGGCGGACAACTTACGGAAGCGGTAAGAAGAAGACCTTATTCGGTAGTGCTTTTAGACGAAATAGAAAAGGCTCACCCTGATGTGTTTAATACTTTATTGCAGGTGTTAGACGACGGAAGGCTTACGGATAATAAAGGTCGTGTTGTTAATTTCAAAAACACCATCGTGATTATGACTTCTAACTTGGGTTCTCATATTATTCAAGAAAATTTTGAAGGGCTTACAGAAGAAAATCAGGAGGAAATAGTTTCTAAAACTAAAGAGGAAGTTTTTGGAGTGCTTAAACAGTCGTTGCGTCCAGAGTTTATCAATAGGATAGATGAGGTGGTGCTCTTCCAACCGCTTAATAAGAAAGAAATAGGTAAGATTATACAATACTTGCTTAGAGGCTTTAATAAGATGTTGGAAAAGAAAAATATCATTTTAACATCTACCGAAGATGCATTAAACTACATTAGAGAGAAAGGTTATGATCCTTCGTTTGGGGCAAGACCGCTCAAGAGATTGTTGCAACAGGAAGTGCTTAACCAGCTTTCTAAAGAAATTCTCGCAGGTAATGTGAACGATGGCGATCGTATTATTCTAGACTACTTCAAAGAGAGTGGATTGGTATTTAGACAAGCAGAGTAG
- a CDS encoding acetyl-CoA carboxylase carboxyltransferase subunit alpha: MEYLDFETPIKELMEQYEKCSLVGEESGVDMKTACSQIEDKINKKKKEIYGNLTPWQRVQLSRHPNRPYTLDYIKGIADEGSFVEMHGDRNFADDTAMVGGLAKIEGQSVMFIGTQKGRTTKERQHRRFGMSNPEGYRKALRLMKLAEKFNIPVVTFIDTPGAYPGLEAEERGQGEAIARNIYEMCQLKTPIFCYVIGEGASGGALGIGVGNKVYMMENSWYSVISPENCSAILWRNWEHKEEAASTMKLTAQDSLKEKIIDGIIEEPLGGAHYDPSVAYQNVKNSILNNIKAFKKFSAKELESQRQDKFISMGKFKG, from the coding sequence ATGGAATATTTAGATTTTGAAACCCCTATAAAAGAACTAATGGAGCAGTACGAAAAGTGCTCTCTAGTAGGCGAAGAAAGTGGAGTGGATATGAAAACGGCGTGTAGCCAAATAGAAGATAAAATCAACAAGAAAAAGAAAGAGATATACGGTAATCTTACGCCTTGGCAAAGGGTACAGTTGTCTCGTCACCCTAACCGACCTTATACTTTAGACTATATTAAAGGAATTGCAGATGAAGGTAGTTTTGTAGAAATGCACGGTGATAGAAACTTCGCAGATGATACAGCTATGGTAGGTGGTTTAGCCAAAATTGAGGGACAGTCTGTAATGTTTATAGGCACTCAAAAAGGGCGAACGACCAAAGAAAGACAACACAGAAGATTTGGAATGAGTAACCCTGAAGGCTACCGAAAAGCTCTTAGACTAATGAAATTGGCAGAGAAATTCAATATTCCTGTGGTTACTTTTATAGATACTCCAGGGGCTTATCCTGGATTAGAAGCGGAAGAAAGAGGTCAAGGTGAGGCTATTGCAAGAAACATCTACGAAATGTGCCAACTTAAAACCCCTATTTTCTGCTATGTAATTGGCGAAGGTGCTAGTGGTGGTGCTTTAGGTATAGGTGTTGGTAACAAAGTTTATATGATGGAGAACTCTTGGTACTCTGTAATTTCTCCTGAAAACTGTTCGGCTATATTATGGAGAAACTGGGAACATAAAGAAGAAGCAGCCTCTACTATGAAACTAACAGCACAAGACTCTCTCAAAGAAAAAATTATAGACGGTATTATAGAAGAGCCACTGGGGGGAGCCCACTACGACCCAAGTGTAGCTTACCAAAATGTAAAAAACTCCATCTTAAATAACATCAAAGCCTTTAAGAAATTCTCGGCTAAGGAGCTAGAATCTCAAAGACAGGATAAATTTATTTCAATGGGCAAATTTAAAGGGTAG
- the tsf gene encoding translation elongation factor Ts, translated as MYSPAAADVAKLRNTTGAGMMDCKKALVEAEGDFDKAIEILRKKGQKVAANRADRESAEGAVIAKVNADNTAGAIIALNCETDFVAKNEDFVALAHKLAEQAINYSSKEEFLASDFGGMTVADKLIEQTGVIGEKIEIGAFETIKGAYLGAYIHVGNKIAAITALSKSFDQAADLAKDVSMQVASMGAETLSFKDFDPAYIASETEARIAVIEKENEELVRLGKPLKNVPKYISYAQLTEEVLKQAEEDAKAELKAEGKPEQIWDKIIPGKIQRFISDNTTLDQEKALLDQNFIKDDSKKVAEYVKSFGDDVEIVGFRRVSL; from the coding sequence ATGTATTCACCAGCTGCAGCAGATGTTGCAAAACTAAGAAACACTACAGGGGCAGGAATGATGGACTGCAAAAAAGCTTTGGTAGAAGCTGAAGGAGATTTTGATAAAGCAATAGAAATCCTTAGAAAAAAAGGACAGAAAGTAGCTGCTAATAGAGCTGACAGAGAGTCTGCGGAAGGAGCTGTTATTGCTAAAGTAAATGCAGACAACACTGCAGGTGCTATCATCGCTCTTAATTGTGAAACTGACTTCGTAGCTAAAAACGAAGATTTCGTAGCACTAGCTCACAAATTAGCTGAACAAGCAATTAACTACTCTAGCAAAGAAGAGTTTTTAGCTTCTGACTTTGGAGGAATGACCGTAGCTGATAAACTTATCGAGCAAACGGGAGTTATCGGAGAGAAAATTGAAATAGGTGCGTTTGAAACTATCAAAGGTGCTTATCTAGGAGCTTATATCCACGTAGGAAATAAAATCGCTGCTATCACGGCTCTTTCTAAAAGCTTCGACCAAGCTGCAGATTTAGCTAAAGATGTATCTATGCAGGTTGCTTCTATGGGAGCTGAAACGCTTTCTTTCAAAGATTTTGATCCAGCTTACATCGCTAGCGAAACTGAAGCTCGTATCGCTGTAATCGAGAAAGAAAACGAAGAGCTAGTTCGTTTAGGTAAACCTTTGAAGAATGTTCCTAAATACATCTCTTATGCACAACTTACTGAAGAAGTTCTAAAACAAGCTGAGGAAGATGCTAAAGCAGAACTAAAAGCAGAAGGTAAGCCTGAGCAAATTTGGGATAAAATTATTCCTGGTAAAATCCAAAGATTCATCAGTGATAACACAACTCTAGATCAAGAGAAAGCATTATTAGACCAAAACTTCATTAAAGACGACAGCAAAAAAGTAGCTGAATATGTGAAGTCTTTCGGTGATGATGTAGAAATCGTAGGATTTAGAAGAGTAAGTCTTTAA
- the nth gene encoding endonuclease III, whose protein sequence is MTKKQRAEIIIQELERLYPETPIPLDHKDPYTLLVAVALSAQTTDKKVNEVTPQLFAVADTPFKMKELEVDEIKNLIKEIGLSNTKAKNLKAMAELLVERHQGIVPQSFEELEALPGVGHKTASVVMSQAFGVPAFPVDTHIHRLMTQWKLTSGKNVTETEKDAKKIFPKDKWNSLHLQIIFYGREYSPARGKGDKDFITKMLFEKKT, encoded by the coding sequence ATGACCAAAAAACAAAGAGCCGAAATCATCATACAAGAGTTAGAACGCCTATATCCTGAGACACCTATACCTTTAGACCACAAAGACCCATACACCTTACTAGTTGCCGTGGCTCTTTCGGCACAAACTACCGACAAGAAAGTGAATGAAGTAACACCACAACTATTTGCCGTAGCGGACACTCCTTTCAAGATGAAAGAGTTGGAAGTTGATGAAATTAAAAATTTAATTAAAGAAATAGGTCTATCAAACACCAAAGCTAAAAACCTTAAAGCAATGGCAGAGCTATTGGTAGAACGACACCAAGGCATAGTTCCTCAATCTTTTGAAGAGTTGGAAGCCTTACCTGGTGTAGGACACAAGACGGCTTCGGTAGTGATGAGCCAAGCCTTTGGCGTTCCTGCGTTTCCTGTGGACACCCATATCCATAGACTGATGACTCAATGGAAACTCACTTCTGGAAAAAATGTAACCGAAACCGAAAAAGATGCTAAAAAGATTTTCCCAAAAGACAAATGGAATAGCTTACATCTGCAAATTATTTTCTATGGTAGAGAATATTCTCCAGCTAGAGGTAAAGGCGATAAAGATTTTATTACCAAAATGCTTTTTGAAAAGAAGACATAA
- the pth gene encoding aminoacyl-tRNA hydrolase: MKYLIVGLGNKGDEYTETRHNVGFKVVEKIAEGIEAPFKTANFGWVAEGKYKGRKVILLKPDTYMNLSGNAVKFWLKKENIPLENLLVITDDLALPFGTLRMKMKGSDAGHNGLKNIQELLQTQNYPRLRFGISANFSEGKQVDYVLGKWTEEEQSKLPERLEQFTKASLAFVFAGIQNAMTGFNGK; encoded by the coding sequence ATGAAATATCTTATCGTAGGGCTTGGCAACAAAGGAGATGAGTACACAGAAACTCGCCACAATGTAGGCTTTAAAGTTGTAGAAAAAATTGCAGAAGGCATAGAGGCTCCTTTTAAAACAGCTAACTTTGGCTGGGTAGCAGAGGGTAAATATAAGGGTAGAAAGGTAATATTACTAAAGCCTGACACCTATATGAATTTAAGCGGTAACGCCGTGAAGTTTTGGCTAAAAAAAGAGAACATTCCGCTAGAAAATTTGCTTGTCATCACCGATGATTTAGCCCTGCCTTTCGGTACGCTTAGAATGAAAATGAAAGGCTCAGACGCAGGACATAACGGACTGAAGAATATCCAAGAACTCCTACAAACGCAAAACTACCCAAGATTAAGGTTCGGTATTTCTGCCAATTTCTCCGAAGGTAAGCAAGTGGACTATGTACTCGGCAAATGGACTGAAGAAGAACAAAGCAAACTCCCAGAACGCCTAGAACAATTTACTAAGGCTTCTTTGGCTTTTGTTTTCGCAGGCATCCAAAATGCGATGACGGGCTTTAATGGAAAGTAA
- a CDS encoding DUF6759 domain-containing protein, producing MKKVKKIAEITLCVLTLSTFSMANAQSKYTSQQVEASNDIKVIANFIKYNPEHPDTPKFKTKLHNILNGETKEKELRTKKMVSVPTKTEAVNTNIVMKPTNIGDSSKPVDVLNHLFSNDPSKKEAYLLVKNLSNCNITVKIDGSKKYNLDIAAHNENYILLDKGNYSLSASICNGKYSSNKLINKDMEVSLSLN from the coding sequence ATGAAGAAAGTAAAAAAAATAGCAGAAATAACCCTATGTGTTTTGACACTTAGCACATTCTCTATGGCTAATGCTCAGTCAAAATATACATCTCAACAAGTAGAGGCTTCTAATGATATTAAAGTCATCGCTAATTTTATAAAATACAATCCAGAACATCCTGACACCCCTAAATTTAAAACTAAATTACATAACATTCTTAATGGAGAAACAAAAGAAAAGGAACTAAGAACTAAAAAAATGGTAAGTGTACCTACAAAGACAGAAGCTGTAAATACCAATATAGTTATGAAACCCACTAACATAGGCGATAGCTCAAAACCTGTAGATGTACTTAATCACTTATTTAGTAATGACCCCTCTAAAAAAGAGGCTTATTTACTAGTTAAAAATTTATCTAATTGTAATATTACAGTAAAGATAGATGGTAGTAAAAAATATAATTTGGATATAGCCGCGCATAATGAAAACTATATTCTCCTAGACAAAGGAAATTATTCTCTATCTGCATCTATATGCAATGGCAAATACTCATCTAACAAACTAATTAACAAAGACATGGAGGTTTCACTAAGCCTTAACTAA
- a CDS encoding GH3 auxin-responsive promoter family protein encodes MATKVLFNTVVNWFIRQRMDQIQNFVKHPIETQKGILFSQLFKAEETVYGKEYGFKNISSYQDFCNQVPIVTYEDFEPYIERARKGEKDVIWSGYIRKFAKSSGTTNAKSKFIPISDESLEGCHFKAGKDLVSIYANNHPENTLFQYKNLRLGGSSELYEDFNTKFGDLSAILIENLPFWVEITTTPSKKTSLMSEWETKLKAIVSEVRQEDVGSLTGVPGWMMVLLQRILKETGKGSISELWPNLEVFFHGGISFKPYREQYKELVGKDINYYEIYNASEGFFGIQDRSDSDEMLLMLDYGIFYEFIPMEHFSETNLKAIPLEEVEVGKNYAVVITTNGGLWRYLIGDTVRFTSTDPYRIKISGRTKHYINAFGEELMIDNAEMALQKACEATAAKITDYTAAPIFMKGNESGAHEWVIEFSQAPNDMATFEKVFDETLKSINSDYEAKRYNDMTLKKPVINIARANLFYDWLESRGKLGGQNKVPRLSNDREYIDPILKMNTQNEN; translated from the coding sequence ATGGCAACAAAGGTTCTCTTCAATACAGTGGTAAACTGGTTCATTCGCCAAAGAATGGATCAGATACAAAATTTTGTTAAGCATCCTATAGAAACACAAAAAGGCATTCTTTTCTCCCAACTCTTCAAAGCCGAAGAAACGGTGTATGGAAAAGAATACGGATTTAAAAATATTTCTAGTTATCAGGATTTTTGCAATCAAGTTCCCATTGTAACCTACGAAGATTTTGAACCTTATATAGAAAGAGCCAGAAAAGGTGAAAAAGATGTGATATGGAGTGGCTACATTAGAAAATTCGCAAAGTCTTCTGGAACTACTAATGCCAAAAGTAAATTTATTCCCATTTCTGATGAAAGTCTAGAGGGTTGTCACTTCAAAGCAGGGAAAGATTTAGTTTCTATCTATGCCAACAATCACCCAGAAAATACTTTATTTCAATATAAAAATTTAAGACTCGGAGGAAGCTCGGAACTCTACGAAGATTTCAATACTAAGTTTGGAGATTTATCGGCGATTTTAATAGAAAATTTGCCTTTTTGGGTAGAAATTACCACCACGCCTAGCAAAAAAACCTCACTGATGTCCGAGTGGGAGACTAAACTAAAAGCCATCGTATCCGAAGTAAGGCAAGAAGATGTGGGAAGCCTTACAGGAGTGCCTGGCTGGATGATGGTGCTACTACAACGCATCTTGAAAGAAACAGGTAAAGGTTCCATCTCTGAACTTTGGCCTAATTTGGAAGTGTTTTTCCACGGGGGAATCAGTTTTAAGCCTTATAGAGAACAATACAAAGAACTTGTAGGGAAAGACATCAATTATTACGAAATTTACAACGCTTCCGAAGGGTTTTTCGGCATTCAAGATAGGTCTGATAGTGATGAAATGTTACTAATGCTAGATTATGGGATTTTCTACGAGTTTATTCCTATGGAACATTTTTCCGAGACCAATCTTAAAGCAATTCCGCTGGAAGAGGTGGAAGTAGGTAAAAACTATGCCGTAGTAATTACCACTAATGGTGGGCTTTGGCGTTACTTAATAGGCGACACCGTGAGATTTACCAGCACCGACCCTTATCGCATCAAAATATCAGGGAGAACCAAACATTACATCAACGCTTTTGGAGAAGAATTGATGATTGATAATGCCGAAATGGCTTTACAAAAAGCGTGTGAAGCAACCGCTGCTAAGATAACCGACTATACCGCCGCTCCTATCTTTATGAAGGGAAATGAAAGTGGGGCTCACGAGTGGGTTATAGAGTTCAGCCAAGCTCCTAACGATATGGCAACTTTTGAAAAGGTGTTTGATGAAACTTTAAAATCCATCAATTCCGACTACGAAGCCAAGCGTTATAACGATATGACGCTTAAAAAGCCTGTGATTAACATCGCTAGAGCTAACTTATTTTACGATTGGTTGGAAAGTAGAGGGAAATTAGGTGGACAAAACAAAGTTCCTCGTCTAAGCAACGATAGAGAATATATAGACCCTATTCTTAAAATGAATACTCAAAACGAAAATTAA
- the gltX gene encoding glutamate--tRNA ligase, whose protein sequence is MEKVRVRFAPSPTGALHLGGVRTALYDYLFAKHHGGDFVLRIEDTDSARYVEGAEEYIMEALEWCGIVPDESPKHGGPYAPYRQSERRAIYDQYTDQILKTDYAYIAFDTPEELDAIRKEFESRGEVFAYNYRTRGRLRNSISLPKEEVEQLLAENTPYVVRFKMPVDRIVSLKDIIRGDFSVNTNDLDDKVLVKNDGMPTYHFANIIDDHEMKITHVIRGEEWLPSMALHILLYEAMGWDAPEFAHLSLILKPEGKGKLSKRDGAKFGFPVFPLDFQDPESGEVWKGYRESGYFPEAFINMVALLGWTPADDKEILSMEEMVQEFDLYKVHKAGARFSLDKAKWFNHQYLQQKSNDQLLEELKQIEGVNSKQISDEVLLKIVSLMKERATFVKDIYEEGKFFFEAPQSFDEKAVKKAWKEDTHEVMSVLLTVLEAISFDTETIKNAIHDFATEKSLGMGKVMMPLRLALVGELKGPDVPDLMTIIGKEESLNRLKKALEVLK, encoded by the coding sequence ATGGAAAAAGTACGCGTTCGTTTTGCACCAAGTCCTACGGGAGCTTTACATTTAGGAGGTGTAAGAACGGCATTATACGACTATTTGTTTGCAAAACATCATGGAGGCGATTTTGTCCTTAGAATAGAAGATACCGACTCTGCTAGATATGTAGAAGGTGCTGAAGAATACATTATGGAAGCACTAGAATGGTGTGGCATCGTCCCTGATGAAAGCCCTAAACATGGTGGTCCTTATGCTCCATACAGACAGTCGGAACGAAGAGCTATCTATGACCAATATACTGACCAAATATTAAAAACAGATTATGCTTACATCGCTTTTGACACTCCAGAAGAGTTAGACGCTATCCGAAAAGAGTTTGAAAGTAGAGGTGAAGTTTTCGCCTATAATTACAGAACTCGTGGCAGACTTAGAAATAGCATCAGCCTTCCTAAAGAAGAGGTAGAGCAACTACTTGCTGAAAATACGCCTTATGTGGTAAGGTTTAAAATGCCTGTGGACAGAATTGTAAGCCTTAAAGATATTATCAGAGGGGATTTCAGCGTAAATACCAACGACTTAGACGATAAAGTTTTAGTTAAAAACGACGGAATGCCAACCTATCATTTCGCTAATATTATTGATGACCACGAAATGAAAATTACTCACGTAATTAGAGGAGAAGAGTGGTTGCCATCTATGGCGTTGCACATACTCCTATATGAAGCTATGGGTTGGGACGCTCCAGAGTTCGCTCATTTATCATTGATACTAAAGCCTGAAGGCAAAGGTAAACTAAGTAAAAGAGATGGAGCTAAGTTTGGGTTCCCTGTTTTCCCATTAGATTTCCAAGACCCCGAAAGCGGAGAAGTTTGGAAAGGGTACAGAGAATCTGGCTATTTCCCAGAGGCGTTTATAAATATGGTAGCCCTCCTCGGCTGGACTCCAGCAGACGATAAAGAAATTTTATCTATGGAAGAGATGGTGCAGGAGTTTGACCTCTACAAAGTACACAAAGCAGGTGCTAGATTTAGTTTAGACAAAGCGAAGTGGTTCAACCATCAATATCTACAACAAAAATCTAACGACCAACTTTTGGAAGAATTAAAACAAATAGAAGGCGTTAATTCTAAACAAATTTCTGATGAGGTACTACTGAAAATAGTTTCTCTAATGAAAGAAAGAGCCACTTTTGTAAAGGATATCTACGAGGAAGGAAAATTCTTTTTTGAAGCCCCTCAATCTTTTGATGAGAAAGCTGTTAAAAAAGCTTGGAAGGAAGATACTCACGAAGTAATGTCTGTTCTATTAACTGTACTAGAAGCTATTTCTTTCGATACAGAAACTATCAAAAATGCCATTCACGACTTTGCAACAGAGAAATCTTTAGGTATGGGTAAAGTGATGATGCCTTTGCGTTTGGCACTCGTTGGGGAGCTAAAAGGTCCCGATGTACCAGATTTGATGACAATCATTGGCAAAGAAGAAAGCCTTAACAGATTAAAAAAGGCGTTGGAGGTTTTAAAGTAA
- a CDS encoding phosphatase PAP2 family protein: protein MKKILGGISLCWFSLTFYMVVTLVLVLLVKPDGFFLIPILEGRFYFFAVFLAALFFDKQLKNYPKLKMLVSWLLAYAFLSIVYKETAQLNLMFFDKIDDWLIKIDHLLFGFQPSLEFSRVFDYPWFSELMFLGYFFYYLMPLIVMGMLFKYKPNQLEFFGALLITSFIIYYTIFIFVPAEGPQFYFPYPNNTVEAYGLFGMAVKQIQLMGEAPTAAFPSSHVGVSVVVLIWLFKHYRKLFFLILPFTFILVFSTVYIKAHYAVDVLAGGVTGVLVYLLSSSMTLFFIKKRKQWKSL, encoded by the coding sequence ATGAAGAAAATATTAGGGGGGATTTCGTTGTGTTGGTTTAGTTTAACCTTTTATATGGTGGTTACGCTAGTTTTGGTGTTGTTGGTAAAACCCGATGGCTTTTTTCTTATACCAATATTAGAAGGGAGGTTTTATTTTTTTGCAGTGTTTTTAGCGGCTTTATTTTTTGATAAACAACTGAAAAACTACCCAAAACTAAAAATGTTGGTAAGCTGGTTGTTGGCTTATGCCTTTCTGAGTATAGTTTATAAAGAAACGGCACAACTCAATCTTATGTTTTTTGATAAAATAGATGATTGGTTGATTAAAATAGACCACCTTTTGTTTGGCTTTCAGCCCTCGCTAGAGTTTTCTAGGGTCTTTGATTATCCTTGGTTTAGTGAGCTAATGTTCTTAGGGTATTTCTTCTATTACCTAATGCCTCTCATTGTGATGGGAATGCTTTTTAAGTACAAGCCTAACCAACTAGAGTTTTTTGGTGCTCTGTTGATTACTTCTTTTATTATCTACTACACCATTTTTATTTTTGTTCCAGCAGAAGGACCACAGTTTTATTTTCCTTATCCTAACAATACGGTAGAAGCCTATGGTCTTTTTGGAATGGCAGTAAAACAAATCCAATTGATGGGCGAAGCTCCTACGGCGGCATTTCCTAGCTCTCATGTGGGCGTGAGTGTGGTAGTTCTGATTTGGCTATTTAAACATTACAGAAAATTATTTTTCTTAATATTGCCATTCACATTTATTCTTGTTTTCTCTACGGTGTATATTAAAGCACATTATGCGGTAGATGTTTTAGCGGGAGGAGTTACAGGAGTATTGGTTTACTTGCTTAGTTCAAGTATGACTTTATTTTTTATAAAAAAACGAAAACAATGGAAATCACTATAA
- the bcp gene encoding thioredoxin-dependent thiol peroxidase produces MINIGDSLPAFTVKNQDGKEVSASDFKGKKLVVFFYPKANTSGCTAEACNLSENYEVLQKQGYTLLGVSADSVEKQKKFHDKFNFPYDLLADEERQIIEAFGVWQLKKFMGKEFMGIVRATFIFDENGVCTRIIDKVKTKEHSAQILEY; encoded by the coding sequence ATGATAAACATAGGTGATAGCCTTCCTGCTTTTACAGTAAAAAATCAAGACGGAAAAGAGGTGAGTGCATCAGACTTCAAGGGTAAAAAATTAGTGGTGTTTTTTTATCCTAAAGCCAATACGTCAGGGTGCACAGCAGAGGCGTGTAATTTAAGCGAGAACTACGAGGTTTTACAAAAACAAGGCTATACTCTTTTGGGTGTGAGTGCCGATTCTGTGGAAAAACAAAAGAAATTTCACGATAAATTTAACTTTCCTTATGACCTTCTAGCCGATGAAGAAAGACAAATCATAGAGGCTTTTGGGGTCTGGCAACTTAAAAAGTTTATGGGGAAGGAGTTTATGGGTATTGTTCGTGCCACCTTTATTTTTGATGAAAATGGCGTGTGTACGAGGATTATAGATAAAGTAAAAACAAAGGAGCATTCGGCTCAAATATTAGAATATTAA